A region of the Desulfurobacterium indicum genome:
AGCTTTCATAACAAATCTACCGACTCTTTTTGCAAAGTCAAAGCAAAGGGTATGCTATAGAGAAATGAGGAATAACTCTGATAGCACTATGGAAAAAACAAAGTGTATAACAAACAATACTTTGATTACTTGGCATAAAAGCACTTTTTTCTTAACATTTAGCGCATAGAATTTTATAAAGCGACTTGATATACTATTCATGCAGGAAAGCTTATTGTCCAAGAGAGGATAGATGAAAGGAAAAGGCAAGCTTTACTTAGGCGATAGGGTGTTTCAGATATTAGCTTTTTTATCAACATTAATAATTGTTGTATCTCTTTTTGCTATTGGTATAACGCTATACAAAGAAGCTGCTCCTGCCATTCATAAATTTGGGATTATTAACTTTATAAAATCTCCTAATTGGAATCCACCAATGGATGAATTTGGTGGACTACCAGCAATCTATGGAACAATTGTCAGTACTATTATTTCTATTGTTCTTTCAGTTCCCGTAGCAATTGGAATTGCTATCTTTTTAACAGAAATAGCTCCAAACAGACTAAAATCACCAATCGGTATAGCAATAGAGCTTTTGGCAGCAATTCCGAGTATTATCTACGGTATGTGGGGGCTTTTCTATTTTGCTCCAGTAGTTAGAGACTACATCCAACCTGTAATACACGCCACACTTGGCAAACTTCCCATCGTTGGCCCTTGGTTTTCCGGATTCACTCCCGGAATAGGATTGTTCACAGCCTCTTTAGTTCTTGCTGTTATGATTCTACCTTTTACCGCGGCAATAGCAAGAGACTCTTTTAATATGGTTCCACCTATTTTGAAGGAATCGGCCTATGCGTTAGGTGCGACAAAGTGGGACGTGATGAAGGATGTTGTTCTGCCCTATGCAAAGCTTGGGGTAATTGGCGGTATTATCCTATCTCTGGGTAGAGCCATGGGAGAAACCATGGCGGTAACTTTTGTAATGGGAAATCAGCCAGTAATTCCGCAATCGATACTTCAACCTGCCACATCAATTACGGTAACTCTGGCAAATGAATTTGCTGAAGCGGACACGAAGATATATCTGTCAAGCCTATTCCTGCTTGCTCTTATTCTGTTTGTTATGAGTTTTATCGTGATAGCTATAGGAAAGTTTCTCTTCCTCAAGAAAGTTGAGAGAGGTAAATAGTGGACGCTTTTAAAAGGAGAAAAATCGTTAACAACATTGTTCTTATATTTTCAACATTTGCGGCAATATTTGGGATATTATGGCTTATTTGGATACTGGGAACTCTAATATATAAAGGCGGTTCCACTCTTTCGTGGGAAGTGTTCGTCGGAAATCCTCCTGCACCAGGGGACAATACTGGCGGATTGAAACATGCAATAATAGGGCAATTTCTAATAGTTTCCATTGCTGTTGTAATTGGTGTTCCAATAGGTATTCTTGCTGGGACTTTCCTTTCCGAATACGGGAAAAATAGCAGACTTGCAAACATCGTAAGAGATATCTCTGATATCTTAATGAGTGTTCCTTCTATAGTTATAGGTACATTTGTTTATGCCATTTTGGTTGAACCTTTCGGACACTTTATGGGTATTTCCGGTTCCGTAGCACTCGCAATTATGATGCTTCCTATAATAGTTAGGACAACTGACGATATGCTAAACATGGTTCCGGGGGAGCTGAGAGAAGCAGCATATGCTCTCGGTGCCACCAAGTCGAAAGTAATTACATCGGTTGTTTATAAAGGTGCCATAACGGGTATCATAACAGGTGTAATACTTGCTGTTGCAAGGATTGGTGGAGAAACGGCCCCACTTCTCTTTACATCTTTTAACAACAACTTCCTAACGTATAATGTCTTCCAACCTATGGCATCACTTACTGTAACAATGTATGATTATGCAATGAGTCCTTATCAATATTGGCAAAAACTTGCCTGGGCAGCAGCCATAATACTTACATTCGGTGTTCTTGCTTTAAACTTGATAGGTCGTGCCATAGCAAAATGGAAATTTAAAAAATAGTAACCGGAGGTCATTTTGAGTTATATAGCTGATATAACAGAACCGGCAAAAATAGAAGTTAAAAATTTGAACTTTTACTACGGTGACAAACATGCTCTTAAAAACATCTCGTTCAAAGTGCCAGAGCTAAAAGTTACAGCACTTATCGGACCTTCCGGATGTGGGAAAACAACATTGTTAAGGTGTTTTAACAGGATGCATGACCTTTATCCTGGGAACAGATATGAAGGAGAAATAATTTTTGACGGAATAAACATTCTGGACAAAAATATAGACCTTATAAGATTAAGAAGCCGTGTCGGTATGGTTTTCCAGAAGCCTACTGCATTTCCGATGAGTATATTCGATAACGTAGCCTACGGTTTGAAGCTGAAAGGAATAAAAAATAAAACAGAACTTGCTGACAGAGTTGAAAAAGCATTAAAAGATGCTGCTCTGTGGGAAGAGGTAAAGGACAGACTAAACCAACCTGCGTCCGGACTTTCCGGTGGACAGCAGCAAAGGTTATGTATAGCAAGAGCAATAGCCGTTGAACCAGAAGTTCTGCTATTTGACGAACCAACATCGGCACTTGACCCTATTTCAACTATGAAAATTGAGGAACTTATAGCCTCACTCAGGGGAAGATTGACAATTCTTATAGTAACTCATAATATGCAACAAGCTGCAAGAGTTTCTGATTACACTGCATTTATGTATATGGGAGAGCTTATTGAATTTAATAAGACAGATCAAATATTTGTTAAACCTCACGAAAAACTCACCGAAGATTATATTACTGGACGTTTCGGTTAATTTTAAAAAGGCGTGTGTCTTTTTTTAAAACTTTAATGAAAGTTGCACTTTTAGAAAACAATAAATATATTTATATTCGCAGTATAGATTAATTACGGAGATTCTCATGAGAGCCGAAAAATTTTTTTATTCTCTTCACATGATTACAGCTATAATTATTCCTGTTTTTGTTTTGATTCACCTGCTTGTAATGCATACACCTTTTTCGTTTGCATATGCTCTGTATCCTTCTTGTCCGTATGCCTTCTGCCTTTTCGTAACAGCAATGGTTTATCACGGTATGTATGGAATACGAGGATGGTTTGTTGAAAAAATGGGACAGATAAAGATAGCTGATATTGCATTTGTCATTATAGGTGTTTTTTTATGCATCCTCCTTAATGGTTCAATTTTAGGATACTGGTAATTATATTTTTGGAATCTTAATGTCATATTTCTTTATTTTATAATCTATTTGCTTTAGTATTATTCCTAATAGGCGTGCTGCTTTTGTTAGCAATATCCAATCTTTTTTAAATCATCTTGGTAGTATTTCATCAATTTCCATAGATTTTAGAAGTTGAAAAGGCCACTAAAGAAAAAGGTTACCATGAGAGACACAAAACTCTCTAATAGATGGTAAGAGAGATACTAAAAGAATTTACAAAACAACTTTTGAAAAGATAATTCTGGAAGAAATGGAAATGTATCCTGAGGAAAATACCCATGCAAGAAGGTAATACTTACTACGAATCTCTCAAGGAGATATTTTCTGGAACCAATTTTCAGC
Encoded here:
- the pstB gene encoding phosphate ABC transporter ATP-binding protein PstB is translated as MSYIADITEPAKIEVKNLNFYYGDKHALKNISFKVPELKVTALIGPSGCGKTTLLRCFNRMHDLYPGNRYEGEIIFDGINILDKNIDLIRLRSRVGMVFQKPTAFPMSIFDNVAYGLKLKGIKNKTELADRVEKALKDAALWEEVKDRLNQPASGLSGGQQQRLCIARAIAVEPEVLLFDEPTSALDPISTMKIEELIASLRGRLTILIVTHNMQQAARVSDYTAFMYMGELIEFNKTDQIFVKPHEKLTEDYITGRFG
- a CDS encoding helix-turn-helix domain-containing protein gives rise to the protein MLTKAARLLGIILKQIDYKIKKYDIKIPKI
- the pstA gene encoding phosphate ABC transporter permease PstA — encoded protein: MDAFKRRKIVNNIVLIFSTFAAIFGILWLIWILGTLIYKGGSTLSWEVFVGNPPAPGDNTGGLKHAIIGQFLIVSIAVVIGVPIGILAGTFLSEYGKNSRLANIVRDISDILMSVPSIVIGTFVYAILVEPFGHFMGISGSVALAIMMLPIIVRTTDDMLNMVPGELREAAYALGATKSKVITSVVYKGAITGIITGVILAVARIGGETAPLLFTSFNNNFLTYNVFQPMASLTVTMYDYAMSPYQYWQKLAWAAAIILTFGVLALNLIGRAIAKWKFKK
- the pstC gene encoding phosphate ABC transporter permease subunit PstC, producing the protein MKGKGKLYLGDRVFQILAFLSTLIIVVSLFAIGITLYKEAAPAIHKFGIINFIKSPNWNPPMDEFGGLPAIYGTIVSTIISIVLSVPVAIGIAIFLTEIAPNRLKSPIGIAIELLAAIPSIIYGMWGLFYFAPVVRDYIQPVIHATLGKLPIVGPWFSGFTPGIGLFTASLVLAVMILPFTAAIARDSFNMVPPILKESAYALGATKWDVMKDVVLPYAKLGVIGGIILSLGRAMGETMAVTFVMGNQPVIPQSILQPATSITVTLANEFAEADTKIYLSSLFLLALILFVMSFIVIAIGKFLFLKKVERGK